DNA sequence from the Bacteroidota bacterium genome:
CAGCAAGTTCATCGATGGCGGTGATATCGAGGTCACCGTCGTTATCGCGGTCGTGCAGGATCGTACAGGAGGCTGCGGTTGTGGCCGGCAGCGTGAGCCGGTGGATGTAAGCACCGTCGCCGGTATTTTCCAGTACCGTGTAGTCGTTGCTGGAGAAGTTGCTGGTAACCAGATCGAGATCACCATCGCCATCCAAATCTCCCAAATCTAGCGCCAACGGGAAAACGCCGGTTTCATAGTTTGCAGCCTCTTGCAGCGTCCCGTCTCCGTTACCAAGGACTACAGAAACTGTGGCATTGCCTGTATTAGACGAAACCACATCGGCAAATCCGTCGCCATTCACGTCGCCGGCGGCCAGCATCCACGGGCGTGCCCCTACCGATACTTTTTCGGAAAACACGACATTGCCCTGTCCGTCACCCAGGTACAAAAGCAGTTCATTGCCGGTGTAGGTGCCTATAAAAACATCCAGGATGCCATCGTTGTTTGCATCCGCCGAAGCGCAAGCCGTTTCGCCAGAACTTCCCGTTTCGATGTTAACTGGCGCAGTAAATGAGCCACTGCCGTTGTTGCGCAGCAGCGATATTGTGCCGGTACCCCGGACGCCGCTTCTGTTGGTAGTCACAATATCCATCATCGTGTCGCCATCCAGGTCGAGGGTACAAAGGCCGCGTACTTCAGTGTCTGCTTGCGCATTTTGTTCGTGACTAACCGAGCCATTTGCCTGCCCCATCCACACACTAATTTTATCGCTTTGGGTGTTGCCAACAGCAAAGTCAATCATCCCATCGCGGTTGAAATCCGAACCCTCAATCGGGCTGGGGGTGTCGCCTTCCGGGATTGGATACACATCAAAATCACTGTAGCCGCCGGCGCCATCGTTTAGAAATATGCGTATGTCATTGACGTCTTCGTTGGGAATCATGAGGTCGCTGTACCCGTCCCGGTTCAGGTCGCCGGCATACGCACCGTATGAACGGACACGCCCTTCATTAGCAAAGCGAGTAGAGATATCGTCTATCTGAGAGAAATCAAAGCCAGCTGGCGCAGATCGGGTCCAAAAATTCCAGGTGTAGCCGTGGGCCATTGGTTCGCCAGCCATGCTCTGGATGCTGCGGGCCAGAGACA
Encoded proteins:
- a CDS encoding FG-GAP-like repeat-containing protein produces the protein MRKKYALGWVIPIYVMLCTPLALGQAPTVTSLFPASQTVTAAATTELMLTFDLPVDPISVDASAIFVFGRWSGVREGAISLESDNTVLRFVPNKPFMAGEWVTVSLARSIQSMAGEPMAHGYTWNFWTRSAPAGFDFSQIDDISTRFANEGRVRSYGAYAGDLNRDGYSDLMIPNEDVNDIRIFLNDGAGGYSDFDVYPIPEGDTPSPIEGSDFNRDGMIDFAVGNTQSDKISVWMGQANGSVSHEQNAQADTEVRGLCTLDLDGDTMMDIVTTNRSGVRGTGTISLLRNNGSGSFTAPVNIETGSSGETACASADANNDGILDVFIGTYTGNELLLYLGDGQGNVVFSEKVSVGARPWMLAAGDVNGDGFADVVSSNTGNATVSVVLGNGDGTLQEAANYETGVFPLALDLGDLDGDGDLDLVTSNFSSNDYTVLENTGDGAYIHRLTLPATTAASCTILHDRDNDGDLDITAIDELADRIFLFDNISTATAVEEETQPTAFSLNALYPNPFSTQTTFDYQLEKEAVVSVAIYNQLGQQVRRINTGAQAPGRYTLAWDGRNTAGIKVPAGVYVTLFQAGNETIRQTIVFTP